The Pseudalkalibacillus hwajinpoensis DNA window ATGGGGGACGGATTGACCACCTCCTGCCCCAACTACTTCCTGAGATGCCTGCGATTGATATTCTTGTTAACAACGCAGGGTTCGGGAAATTTGATGCTTTTGCTGAAGCTGATATGAAAGATATTGAAGCCATGTTTAATGTAAATGTGATCGGCTTAATGCGTTTTACTTCTCATGTGCTGCCGAGAATGATACTGGAAGGTAAAGGCCACATTGTCAATATCGCTTCACAGGCAGGCAAATTAGCTACACCAAAATCTTCCGGCTACTCAGCTTCAAAGCATGCTGTGCTCGGGTTCTCAAACAGCTTGCGAATGGAAGTGAAGTCACATGGGATTTCTGTCACAACAGTTAATCCAGGTCCAATCAAAACTAACTTTTTTGATATAGCAGATAGTAGCGGAACCTACACGAAGAACATTGAAAAAATGATGCTAACACCTGAGAAAGTGTCAGAGGAAATCATTTCAGCGATTGAAAAAGGTAAGCGTGAAGTGAATCTGCCACGCTGGATGAATGTAGGTGCGAAACTATATCATACTGCACCCGGATTGGTGGAAAAAATAGCTGGCAAGTTTTTTGATCAAAAATAAGAATGCGTGGAAAGGTATCTCGCCAGATACCTTTCCATTTTTTGTTTCTGTCTTACAAAGGAATCTTGAAGAAAAAGAGAGAAGAAAACAGCCAAAAGGTGGAAGAGTGAAAATAGGCGAACTGGAAATTGATGCTACCAATACATTCTTTAACTTTTATGACCCAGATGACAATAAGCTTCAGATGTGTTTCTGGGAGTGAAGTATCGCGTTTCTCCGGGGATAAGAACTCTGGAAAGTGTTTATGTTAAGCTCCACGATCAGCCATCCTAAATCCACTTGACTAAAAACGGGAAAAGTGGTTAAATTATCTTAATTTTATAAAAGTATTATAAATGCGATGAAAAGAAGAGTAATTAAGTTGCGTTTCCGTCAGAGACCTCCAGTAGCTGAGAAGGAGGAAAGCGTTCTTAATGAATAAAGACTTTGAGCTGCGTAATTAACCTTTTAAGAGGAGAAATTACGACGGGTTCTCCCGTTATAGAGATAGGGTATTAGTAGTTGATACCTGTAGAGTTTGGTATGGTGACATATCGATTAACTGAGGTGGTACCGCGATTAACTCTCGCCCTCAAGAAGGGAGGACTTCTTGAGCGCGAGAGTTTTATTTTTTGAAATTGAATTGGAGGAGAAACAATGAATGTACTTTTAAAAGATATTAAAACAGAATTGGGCTCAAATCGCTTGATTTTAAGGATGCCACAGCCCGGAGATGGGAAAGTCGTAAATCATGCTATTAGATCCTCTATTAATGAGTTAAAGCCGTGGTTAGGTTTTGCCCGAGAGGTTCCAACCGTTGAAGAAACGGAGATTAATACAAGGGATGCCCATATCAAATTTCTAAAGCGTGAAAGTTTGAGGTTTCTTATTTTTTTAAAAGAGACGAATGAATTTGTAGGTTCTACAGGATTTCACAATATCGATTGGGAAATTCCTAAGCTTGAAATTGGCTATTGGATCGATACGAGGTTTAGCGGAAATGGCTACATGACTGAAGCTGTCGATGTACTAACTGACTTTGCTAAAAATGAATTAGGATGCAGAAGAATTGAAATCAGATGCGATCGTGAGAATGATAAAAGTCGCTCAGTTCCAGAGAGGATTGGCTATCAATTAGAAGGTATTCTGAGGAATGAGGATTTATCGATTGATAAACTAAAAGTAACTGACACGTGCATCTATGCCAGGGTGTATTAAATTTCTTGAATGCCTGTTTACATCACCAAATAGAGGTTATTCCTATAGTGTTGGCTTAGTTTGCCGAATCCCCCGTTGAAGTAATGCCTGTCTGAGCGTTCCGAAAATAGGCACCCCACTTAAGTTAATATCGGCAGCGGTCACCGAGAATGCAATGGATGGTTGGATGCCGCAAACAGCCATGTTTATGCCACTATACATCAGAGCCTGCTTCATACGACTAAGACTAGTTGCCATAGGCTGATCCAGACTTAAAACCCCTGAAAGGTCTACCAGGATATCGCTTACCTTTTGAGTATTGCAGACACTCAATGTTTCCTTCATCATCCGGTCGGCGTGCTCAGATTGCAGTGAACCGGTAATTGGCAAGATAGCGAGGCTCTCTGTAATCGGTATGATACTGATATGTAGCCGATCATTCGCTAGTATTTCCCGTTGGTTCTCCTGATTGCGGAATGCTATGCAAATATTATTATACGTATACGAAACTTCCTCAATAATGGAATCAATTCGTTTGCTTACTTCACTCGAAGAAACCGTGTGAGAATTTAATTGAATCTCTCTTAGTGCTGTTTCGAAACTTACCTGCCGAAAAAGGGTCAGAACTCTAAAAGAATCTTCAAGAGGAATCCCACTCGAAATCCCACGCTTACCAGTTATTTTGACCCAATCTATAATTTCATTTTGGATTTCTGATTGTTCCTGATAAATTGCTTTACCTAGGTACTCCAAAGCTCTGCTCGCCAATCAAGTATCTGATTTTCCTTTATTTTCGAAAGCTTAAGTTTTCTTCCGTAGTTTTCATCCTGGAGAGCAAAAATGAACTTCCCTAACTTATAGCGGTCAGTGATTATTTTATTTCCAATTTCATATAACTCATTTTGCATTCATTCATCCTCCTTCTCTAAGTCGATCTAACTGAAATGGGAATCATTCAGGGGACGTTGGGGACCGCTTCATATAAAGGGGGGCGGAGGAGGCTGCTATTTAAATCTTTCTCCCTTACTTCGACTTTAAAAGTCGTTCCCCTCTAATTTGCTTCCTATTTCTCGTTCATCCTCTTTTTTTCATAAAAAAAGGAAAAGGGTCTTCACCTTTTCCTCACCTCATCACGCTTCCACCTGATATTTTTAGAGATTCTCCAACAATGTTTTCTGAAGCGGTAGAAAGAAGATAAATGATGCTGTTTGCTACTTCTTCAGGTTGAGTAATTCTGCCAGAAGGCATTGCTTCTTCTACTGCTTTTAGTTCTTCTTCAAAACTTTTATTTTCTCTTTTTCCTTTTGATTCAATGCTGTTCCGCCCCATCTCAGTGTCAACAAACCCAGGACACACCGCATTAACTCGGATGCCATCTTGAATGGCTTCATGTGCAAATGACTGAGTAAATCCTGTTATGGCAAATTTCGATGCGCTGTATGCTGTATTGCCATAGGTTCCGCGTAATCCTGAAAGAGAGGAGAGGTTGACAATTGCCCCTTTTTGTCCTTCCACACGCATCCGTTGATAGACAGCCTGGGTAAGCAGCACTGTCGCCGTATAGTTAAGATCCATTACTCTTCTGAGATCTTCCTCTGTTAGCTTATCGAGCGTATCACCGCCACCAATTCCCGCTGAGTTTACTAGGCCAGTAATATTTCCATTCTGGTTAATGGCATTTTCAATTAATTCTGAACGGTCATCTTCGCTCATAAGGTCAGCAGGAATACTTGCTATCTTCGCATCGTTAGAAAGCCCTTCACATTCTCTTTTTAGCTTATTCAGTTTCTCTTCATTACGACCGGTTATTGTAACAGCGGCACCAGCTTGAACGGCTGCTTTTGCTGTTTCGTAACCAATACCACCCGTGGCTCCTGTGATAAGTATGTGATCATGCTTCAATGCATCCTCTTTAAAAATACTCATTGCCGCAACCTCCTTAACGTATTCTAGCCACTCTTTTCCCGATTCCACTTTTATAAAACCTCTGGACAAGTAGAAAGGACAGATAGCACAAGGGCTAGCTGTCCAAATAAATGGTTCATATACGGAAAAGCTTCACAGTTCACATTATTGAACGCCGACTGCGTCGAAAGCTTTGTTAACAGATTGCACTTCTGAGCTGCTTGCTCCGTAAAGGTCTGTAGCGGCCTGTACAGCAGCTGAACGCATCTGACTAAAGCTCGAAGAAGCAGTTAAGTATTGTGTGAGAGTACGATAGTAAATAGCGCCAAGCTTGTCCTTGCCGATGCCTGATACTGTTACACCGTAGAATGTTCCGCCTTCGCTAAGCAGATAGGCTGCTTTGTTCATGATTCCGCTATTAATGTGAACGCCGCCGTTATCTTGTGTTCCTGTATAACGGACGGAATAATGATCGGGATCCCCAAACTGAGATGGGTCTGACATAGAACGAAGAGCATCTCCTGATGTGCCAGGTGTGTAAATATCTTCCCCAATTAACCAATCTGGATTGTTGTTGTCGTGGTATTCCACGAGGGTACCAAATACATCTGACATGGATTCATTCAAAGCACCTGATTCATTTTGATAAATAAGATCGGCTGTTGTATCTGTTACAGCGTGTGTTAATTCATGAGCTACCACATCTTCGCCTCCGGATAGAGAAACAAAGGTAGAACCATCACCATCACCGTATACCATCTGACTTCCGTTCCAGAACGCATTATTATAATTTCGTCCGTAATGCACAGTTGATTCTAACGGCGCGCCATTTCCGTCGTAGCTATCACGATTAAAAACGTCTTTGTAATAGTCGTACGTAGCACCGGCGTAATAGTGGGCATCTACTGCAGCAGCATCGTAGCTTGCGTTAAATGCATTGTCTGCGTCAGCCCAGAGCGAGCCTGGTAGCCTCGTCCGATTTGCAGCATCGTAAGTAAAAATACCGTCACCTCTTGTTGTGTCCTTTAAATAGTAAGTAGAGGAAGAAAGAAGTGTGTTAAACGTTTTTGGATCACCAAGGACGCCCGTTCCTGTGCCTGTTGTGATCGTTCCAGTTACGTTACCACCACCGCCTGGCTTACCGACTCCTTCTTTCTTTGCCTCATGGAGCGCGTTGAAGCTAGTGAGAACCTCTCCGCTTGTTGCATCAATTATGTATTGCCAGTTTCCTGGTTCTGGCGAAAGGAAGTTAAGCGTCACATGATAGGCATAGCTTGCAGATTCACCTTCTGAATAGACGACAAGAGTGGACTCTGGCTTTTGTTCATAGTCAGGTGTAAAGCCAAGATCCGTTTCAGCTTTTTGAATGGCGTCCTGTTTTTTGAATTTCGTTGCTTTCTTAAGCTCTTTCTTCGATCCGAGATCTGGAATAACAGTACCTGAAACAGCTGTTAGTACGCCATCTTTATCAACATGGACTGTTTGAGTTGACCCATAAACCGGTGTGTCTTCATACAACTGCTGCAAACGAAAGACTGTGAATCCAAGCTCGTCTTTCTCGGTGGATAAAATATCGAAGGATTCTTGTGCGGTTGATCCGCTAAATTGATACAGGCTTTTTTGATCATTAAGGTAATCGAATAAAATTTCTTTCGGATTCTTAGAAGTAGCCTTCGTCAGCTTCCCTGAAACAAAAGAAGGTGTGCCTGCTTCTTTATTGATGTTTGAATTGTCAGCTGCGAATGACGATGTCGGAGCGAGCATGCTGCTCACCAATCCTACGGATAATCCAATCGATAGTAAGTTCTTCTTTCTCATTCCTTTTCCCCTCTCGTGATTAAGATGAGATTACTTTATCACGAGAAGTTAAAAATTCAAACTATTTAAATAATTTTGATAAATGAGACCTATACGTTTGGATACGTAACTGGTTCGTTATTACTGTAAAACAAAAAACCACATGATTCAAAAGGCTCAGGTGGTTATGTATTCATAAACAAGATCGTGAACAATCATATGGAAGGGAGTTTCGTTTTGCTCGTTTTTCCTTTCAAGTGAATGAAGGATAATATGGTGGATTTCTTCTTCTGTCAGCGGAATAAGTGATACATCTCCAAAATAATCTTCCAACGTTTTTATAACTAATTTTCTTGTGAATGTTATGGATTCCAAGCGCCATTCCCCTCTCTAGCTTCCTGGATACTTTAGCGAATCAATCTTTTGGCGTCAAGATGTTTTAAGACTGGAAGAAAGTACTTATTGAAAACAGAACGTATATTCGAGTAAAATACGGGTATAGATAAAAGAGAACAAATGTTCTTGTTTAACTTATGAAAGGGGTGGTGTAGATGGATTATTCAAAATTTAAAAAGAAAACGATTTTGTGTATTGATATGAAAAGCTTTTATGCAAGTTGCTCTGCAGTAGCAATGGGGCTTGATCCGCTTACATGTCATCTGGCTGTTGTAGGTGACACAGAACGGAAGGGGAGCGTTGTGCTTGCAGCTTCACCTGCCTTAAAAAGAGACTTTGGTATTCGAACAGGTAGTAGGTTGTTTGAAATTCCTGATGACGAAAGAATTCATATTGTAAATGCGAGAATGGCCTCGTATTTAAAACAGTCTATGGAAATTACGAAGCTGTTTCATCGGTATGTGCCATCTGAGTGTATCCATACGTACAGTGTTGACGAATCGTTTCTTCAGATCGATGGAACAGAAAAGCTCTGGGGGAGCAAGTTTGAAGTAGCGAAGAAAATTAAAGACGAGATCAGCGAGACGTTCGGACTGCCCTGTGCGATTGGGATTGGTCCAAATTTACTGATGGCGAAGCTTTGTCTGGATCTTGAGGCGAAAAAAAGTGGTATTGCAGAGTGGACGTACGATGATATTGAGAAGAAGCTCTGGTCACTTGAACCGCTTAGCAGAATGTGGGGGATTGGTCCCCGAGTAGAGCGCACGCTGAACCGGATGGGCATCAGGAACGTGAAGCAGCTTGCGAATTATCCTTTGCATCTGCTTGAGCAGAAGTTTGGAATTATGGGGAATCAACTCTATCACCATGCATGGGGAATAGACCTTTCGGAAATGGGTGCTCCCATTATGCAGGGGCAGATCAGCTTCGGAAAAAGCCAAATTTTATTACGTGACTATCATGATCCCAAGGAAGTTAAACACGTGATTCTTGAAATGAGTGAAGAGGTAGCAAGACGGGCGAGGCGTGCGGGGAAGGCGGGACGCACCATCAGTCTTGGTATTGGTTACAGCAAGGATGAAGGAGGGGGAGGGTTTCATCGGTCAAAAAGCATTGATAGCCCAACATCCATTACACTTGAAGTTTATGGAGCGTGTTTAAAGCTTTTTGAACAGTTCTATGAGCGAAGAACCGTTCGGAAAATTTCCATTAGCCTTTCTAACATTTGTGATGATGAAGAAGTGCAGCTGGATCTCTTTAACGAAAAACGACCGAAACAGCACGACCTTGGATATGTAATGGATTCAATCAGAGAGAAATACGGTTCAGATGCGCTGCTGCGCGCGGTTTCCTATACAAAGGGAGGTACAGCACTGCATAGAAGTAAACTTGTCGGAGGTCACAAAGCGTAGAAAGGAGTTGCTGGCACGTGATTCGCGATCGTGGAAATATTAAATGGACGTCAATGATGTTACCAGAGCATGTGAAAGAGCTGAGAGGTTGGAAGGCGGCAGAACGAAAAGAAGATAAACCAGTATTGGATGAACAGAAAATAGAAGAGATAAATGAAGTGATTTGTGAAGCGATGGCGTTTCATCGCCCGCTATATTTTTATTATTTTAAAGACGGTGAAACCTATGTTATACATGGCTATGTTCATTATTTCGATCAGCTTAACCGTGAGTTTCGCATTATTGATGACACTGAGAAGAAAAGAAGGATTCCACTAACAGATCTTGTTCATGTGGAAGCGAGGTAGAATGGTAGTACTCCCCATGAAGAGAAAAGTTTTTCATTCGTAAAACCGGGTAAAATAGGTATAAACCAAAATCCGGAGTGAGATAAGAGATGTTATTAGCTGAGCACCTTAACCATTACAAAGAAAACATTAAAGGCATTGACATTCACTATGAGTATTATAAAAATAATAAAGCGACGGACCGACCCGTTATTACTCTCCTTCACGGCTTTTTATCTTCGAGCTTCAGCTTTCGAAGACTGATCCCATTACTTACAAAAGGGTATACGGTAGTTGCTATCGACCTTCCGCCATTTGGACGAAGTGAGAAATCAAACTGTTTCGTTCACTCCTACCAGAATTATGCAGAAGTGGTAGTGGAACTGCTTGAAAGGCTTTCTGTTGAACAGACGGTTATGATTGGTCATTCAATGGGAGGGCAGGTGGCGATGCGAGCTTCCGCTATAAAGAGTAACCTCGTTAGCAGAAACATCTTGCTTTGCAGCTCTGGATACCTTGAGAAAGCAAAGCAAAGTCTCGTTTACACTTCTTATCTACCGTTTTTCTCTGTATATTTGAAACGCTGGCTGTACCGCAAAGGAGTAAGAGCAAATTTATTGAATTGCGTTTATGATTCAAAGCTGATTGACGAAGAGATGATGGATGGCTACATTCAGCCGTTTTTCAATGAAGGCATTTTTCGTTCGCTAGTAAGAATGATTCGTGATCGTGAAGGCGACCTTTCTGAGGCAGAACTGAAACAAATTCATACACCTAGCCTGTTAATTTGGGGCCAGGAAGATCGAGTGGTGCCACTCAAGGTGGGGAAACGCTTAAGTGAAGATTTACCAAATGCGGAGTTAATCATTTATGAAAAAACTGGGCACCTTCTTCCTGAAGAACGTCCACAATTAATTATGAAAGATATCGAACGATTCCTGGCACGTTAGCACGAAATCAGCTAGGATCAAACTCCTTTATCAAAGGAGTTTTTTTATATCCCAGTCATTCACAGTTGACTCATCAGAATAATGCGTGCTACACTGCTGTTCGTTGATAACTGCATATTACTTATTAAGAGAAGTGAAGGGACCTGGCCCAATGAAGCTTCAGCAACCTCTGTTGATCAGAAAGGTGCTGCTTCCAGCAAGAGAAATCTTGAGAGATAAGAGTAAGGCCCTCTTCTCTTGAAGTGGGCTTTTTTAGTGTAACTGTAATGAAGTAGACAGAAGAAGGAGATAGAGACAATGGACGATCAGATAAAAGGAAATGGCCTGGCATTGCTGCCGCTTGGCGTATTTATTGTACTTTTTATTGGGACAGCAATTATTACAAAAGATTTTTATAGTATGCCGGTGATTCTTGCCTCATTGATTTCAGCAGGAGTAGCGCTATCTATGAATCAAAAAGAAAGTTTTATGAAGAAGGTTGAGGTGTTTTGCCGCGGTGCGGGTAATTCAAACATCATTTTGATGATTCTTGTCTTTTTGCTAGCTGGAGCTTTTGCAGGAACAGCTGAGAAGATTGGAGCGGTAGATTCCATTGTAAATCTGGGCATTTCAATCCTGCCTGCAAATCTTTTAATTGTCGGCCTGTTTCTGATCGGTTGCTTTATATCCATTTCGATGGGTACGTCAATGGGGACGATTGTGGCACTCGCTCCAATTGGAATTGGGATTGCTGAACAGACAGGTGTCGCACCAGCCCTTGCTTTATCAGCGGTGATTGGTGGAGCAATGTTTGGGGATAACCTCTCCATGATTTCCGATACAACGATCGCGGCAGTGCGAACGCAAAATACACAAATGAAAGACAAGTTCAAAGTGAACTTTCTCATCGTTCTTCCTGCAGCAGTCATCACCACCATCATCTATGGCGTGATGACGATGGGAGCACACGCTACAGTCGGTGGCGATCGTGCTTTTGAATTTATCACAATTATCCCTTATCTAGGTGTGCTGGCGGCTGCAATCGCTGGAGTCAATGTCCTTATTGTACTCGTTAGTGGCACGGTATTTGCAGGGATTGTAGGACTGTACAATGGTTCATTTGGAATGAACGGTCTTGTTTCTACGATTACGGAAGGCATTAAAGGTATGGAAGACCTGGCAATGATTGCTCTTATCATCGGCGGTATGATCGAGGTAATTAAGCACAATGGCGGGATTCAATACGTGCTTGATAAAATTTTAAGCAGAGTAAACTCGCGTCGAGGAGCTGAGTTTGGAATAGCCGGGCTTGCAAGTGTGCTTGATTTATCGACTGCAAATAATACGATCTCCATCATTATGGGTGGACCACTTGCGAAGAATATCTCAGAAGAATATGGGGTTGATCCGCGAAAATCAGCCAGCATTCTTGATATTTTTTCCGGAAGTGTGCAGGGGATGCTGCCATATGGCGCCCAGGTACTTGCGGCTGCCGGTCTTGCGTCCATTTCGCCACTTGCGCTGCTGCCGTATTCTATTTATCCTATTTTAATTGCTGTGGCGGGTATCGTAGCGATTTCAATTAACTATCCGGGATTTAAGAAAAAGGAAGAAGCTGTAGGAAAGACATAAATTTAAGTGTGAACGATCAAAGAGTAAATAGAAAAGACAGGCTCCTTCATTATCGAGGAGCCTGTCTTTTTGCTATCCTTCAATCTGCTTTTGAAGATTGACAATTCGCTGGGGAAGAATGTACAAGTATTCGATCAATGAGTCTAATAAATCAATAATAAGATTTGCGGTTTCTTCGCTTGTTTCTTTCTCGAGACAGAGCAAGTTGTTCAAGTTGCTCCCTTTTCCCATTTGTTGCCCGAGTTTAATGATTGGTTCTTCAAGATCAATCTGTTTAGCAAGAGCTTCTAGCTGCTTGGATAAAGGTTGCCCGAGCTCATTTTCTGACAGGAAGCTACCTGTAATGCTTTCAAGCACGCGATTGGCCATAACTGCTGTTGCTGTCCAATCTTTCATATTATGTACGTTGACTGCTGAGCGATATACTCTCTCTAGATCGTCCGGAAGTCTGGACGTCCCGATTAGTCTGCCAAGTGGTTCGCGTGTGAATGAAGTTTGGTGTACAAATAACTCAACTTCTTCCCCGCGATCGCTATGAGTTGTTTTAATTAGAACGAAAAGAACGGCTTCTTTACAAACCGAACAACGTGAGAAAGTTGAAAATACGGCCTGGTTAATTTGATAATCGAATTTTAATTGGAATGAAGCGTCATTTGCACACTCTGGACACTCTGTATTAGCGGATTTCGGAAGCTTTGTTTGTCCGTATTTTACAACCGAATTAATTGTTGTCTGTTGTATCTTTCTCATCAAATACCCCCTGAATCGAATTTAAGCAAGTTTGTAGTAAACCCTGAAGAATAAAGGTGTAGTTAATAACCGGATTCGTAAAGTAGGAATTGTGTGAAGAGTGTGTTATCAACTTATATTATTCGCCCCTAATGGAAATAAAAGGGGGTTCGATTACGCTATAAAGACTTCACTTCAATAAAACGCAACAAAAGTCCTTTTTTTCTTCGAGTAAAATAGTACCAAAATTGTGAATAAATTGACAGGAAAAGGACTGAGATTCTAAACTATAGGTTAATGGATAAGAGGAGGAACAGCTATGAAACAAGGACGACTTTTTATAAATCAGTTATGGAAGGAACATGATCGAGCGAAGGAGCTCTTAACATTCGCTTCTGCAAACACGCCGGGAATCCCTTCTCAATCTTCACAAAAAAATACCGGGGTGAAGCAATCTGGACCAGAACCTGCTTATAATCGAAGAAAAGTGATTGGTTTACTACTTGGTCCTGCACTATTCTTTTTTCTAATGGCCTTTTTTCATCCCGATGGTTTATCACAGGCGGGCCTATCTGTGCTCGCAAGTACGGCATGGATTGCAACATGGTGGATTACAGAAGCGATCCCAATTCCAGCGACGTCTCTTCTGCCGATTATACTCTTCCCACTTACAGGTGGACTCGAAGGTGATTTAACCGCTTCGGCTTATGGTGACAATACGATTTTTCTCTTTATGGGCGGTTTTTTGATTGCGCTTTCAATGCAGAAATGGGACCTACATAAACGGATTGCACTTGTTATTATATCAGCAATCGGAACGAGTACGGAGCGAATTGTACTTGGATTTATGGTTGCAACAGGGTTTTTATCGATGTGGATTTCAAATACAGCCACATCTATGATGATGGTGCCAATTGGTCTGGCTGTCATTTATCAAGTATCAGAACAGTTAGATATGAATACCGAGGAGGAAACACCGCGGTTTAATTTTGGAAAGGCGATAATGCTTGGAATTGCCTATAGCGCTTCGATCGGTGGGCTTGCAACATTAATTGGAACCCCGCCAAACACGATCTTTGCGGCTGTAGTAAATGAACTATACGGCATTGAAATTTCATTTGCGAGATGGATGATGTTTGGCGTGCCGCTGATGATCATTCTTCTATTTGGCTGTTGGTATTATCTAGTGAAAATGGCCTTTCCAATGAAGATTAAAGAGCTTCCAGGAGGTAGAGAAGTCATTACGAAAGAGAGAAAAGATCTTGGTGAAATGTCACCTGAGGAAAAAGTGATTTTGATCGTTTTCTCGCTCACTGCGCTGGCATGGATTAGCCGTTCGTTTGTGTTGAGTGAGCTTAATCCAAACATAAATGATACCGTCATTGCCATGATAGCTGCGATGCTTCTATTTCTTATACCGGCCCCATCAAAGAAAGGATCATTTCTACTCGACTGGAAGACAGCGAAAGGACTTCCGTGGGGGATTTTGCTTCTATTTGGGGCAGGCCTTGCGATTGCATCAGGTTTTCAGGAGTCTGGACTCGCAAAGTGGATTGGAGAACAGTTAACCGTTCTTGAAGGGATTCATCTCTTCGTCATCTTGCTTCTTGTCACAGCCCTTGTCATATTCCTGACAGAAATTACGTCTAACACAGCAACAGCAACGATGATGTTTCCTATTATGGCATCACTGTCATCAGCCATTTCAGTACATCCGTATGCGTTAATGATTGGTGCTGGGGTTGCGGCTAGCTGTGCGTTTATGCTTCCGGTCGCAACTCCACCGAACGCCGTTGTTTTTGGTTCAGGTTATTTGAAAATTCCTGATATGGCTAGAGCGGGTTTTTGGCTTAATATGACATCTATCATCATCATCACGCTTGCCATCTACTTTTATATGCCAATCGTGTGGGGGATTGATTTGACCCAATTCCCAGCTGATTTAAAATAAAATGAAGCATATAAAAAGGTGATGATTCTATGAACAATGCAATAAACAAACCATATACATCAAAAGATGCAGGGTTCTGGCGAGCTGCAGCGAGTCTAGGATGCGGTGCTTTACTTGTTTTTTCAGCACTTTATGCGTTTCAGCCGCTACTTCCCGTTTTTGCGCTTGAGTTTGACCGGAGCGCAACAACGGCGAGCTTACTTATGTTGCTCCCCGTTATGACGATGATTCCAGGTCTGCTTGTTCTAGGTTTTATTTCTGACCGGTACGGGCGAACAGCTGTTATGAAAGTTTCACTTCTTTTCGTGATCAGCGCTATGATTGGCATACCGTTTGTAAATTCGTTCTCCCTGCTTATGGTGCTTCGGAGTATTGAAGGGTTTTTCCTTGCAGGTATTCCGGCAGCAGCCATGGGCTACCTTGCAGATGAAGTGGCGCCTTCAAGTGTTGGGCTTGCAACAAGCGTATACATCGCGAGTAACGCGATGGGGGGACTCGGAGGACGTGTCGCAGCAGGATATTTAACTGATTTATACAGCTGGCAAATGAGTATTATGATTCTTGCAGCGTTTGCTATCGTAGCAGCTCTCTGTTTTTATTGGTTACTTCCGGATTCTCGCTTTTTTAAAGGAGGCAACCGGAGTATCACGAATGATGTGAAAGAGATGCTTGTGCACCTAACCGATCGCAGGCTATTATCACTTTTTATGGTCGGATTCCTTATTCAAGTTATCTTTACAGGGGTATGGACCTATTTGCCATTCTATTTAGAGAAAGAGCCTTTTTCACTTTCATTAAAATGGATTTCTCTTACTTATTTTGCATACATACTGGGTGTGATTTCTCCTCCTGTTGCAGGAAGAAT harbors:
- a CDS encoding YolD-like family protein, which produces MIRDRGNIKWTSMMLPEHVKELRGWKAAERKEDKPVLDEQKIEEINEVICEAMAFHRPLYFYYFKDGETYVIHGYVHYFDQLNREFRIIDDTEKKRRIPLTDLVHVEAR
- a CDS encoding alpha/beta fold hydrolase — its product is MLLAEHLNHYKENIKGIDIHYEYYKNNKATDRPVITLLHGFLSSSFSFRRLIPLLTKGYTVVAIDLPPFGRSEKSNCFVHSYQNYAEVVVELLERLSVEQTVMIGHSMGGQVAMRASAIKSNLVSRNILLCSSGYLEKAKQSLVYTSYLPFFSVYLKRWLYRKGVRANLLNCVYDSKLIDEEMMDGYIQPFFNEGIFRSLVRMIRDREGDLSEAELKQIHTPSLLIWGQEDRVVPLKVGKRLSEDLPNAELIIYEKTGHLLPEERPQLIMKDIERFLAR
- a CDS encoding Na+/H+ antiporter NhaC family protein produces the protein MDDQIKGNGLALLPLGVFIVLFIGTAIITKDFYSMPVILASLISAGVALSMNQKESFMKKVEVFCRGAGNSNIILMILVFLLAGAFAGTAEKIGAVDSIVNLGISILPANLLIVGLFLIGCFISISMGTSMGTIVALAPIGIGIAEQTGVAPALALSAVIGGAMFGDNLSMISDTTIAAVRTQNTQMKDKFKVNFLIVLPAAVITTIIYGVMTMGAHATVGGDRAFEFITIIPYLGVLAAAIAGVNVLIVLVSGTVFAGIVGLYNGSFGMNGLVSTITEGIKGMEDLAMIALIIGGMIEVIKHNGGIQYVLDKILSRVNSRRGAEFGIAGLASVLDLSTANNTISIIMGGPLAKNISEEYGVDPRKSASILDIFSGSVQGMLPYGAQVLAAAGLASISPLALLPYSIYPILIAVAGIVAISINYPGFKKKEEAVGKT
- a CDS encoding SLC13 family permease, with product MKQGRLFINQLWKEHDRAKELLTFASANTPGIPSQSSQKNTGVKQSGPEPAYNRRKVIGLLLGPALFFFLMAFFHPDGLSQAGLSVLASTAWIATWWITEAIPIPATSLLPIILFPLTGGLEGDLTASAYGDNTIFLFMGGFLIALSMQKWDLHKRIALVIISAIGTSTERIVLGFMVATGFLSMWISNTATSMMMVPIGLAVIYQVSEQLDMNTEEETPRFNFGKAIMLGIAYSASIGGLATLIGTPPNTIFAAVVNELYGIEISFARWMMFGVPLMIILLFGCWYYLVKMAFPMKIKELPGGREVITKERKDLGEMSPEEKVILIVFSLTALAWISRSFVLSELNPNINDTVIAMIAAMLLFLIPAPSKKGSFLLDWKTAKGLPWGILLLFGAGLAIASGFQESGLAKWIGEQLTVLEGIHLFVILLLVTALVIFLTEITSNTATATMMFPIMASLSSAISVHPYALMIGAGVAASCAFMLPVATPPNAVVFGSGYLKIPDMARAGFWLNMTSIIIITLAIYFYMPIVWGIDLTQFPADLK
- a CDS encoding MFS transporter encodes the protein MNNAINKPYTSKDAGFWRAAASLGCGALLVFSALYAFQPLLPVFALEFDRSATTASLLMLLPVMTMIPGLLVLGFISDRYGRTAVMKVSLLFVISAMIGIPFVNSFSLLMVLRSIEGFFLAGIPAAAMGYLADEVAPSSVGLATSVYIASNAMGGLGGRVAAGYLTDLYSWQMSIMILAAFAIVAALCFYWLLPDSRFFKGGNRSITNDVKEMLVHLTDRRLLSLFMVGFLIQVIFTGVWTYLPFYLEKEPFSLSLKWISLTYFAYILGVISPPVAGRISSNVGLRRTMMVGLLILAGGTAMTLSHAVIVVVSGLSAVCGGFFIAHSMASASVASTAEHHKSGASSFYLISYYAGVAAGSSGVGILWDAVGWIGVVGLLILIVPLLLLFTNKRVTRRYNNHVLREESVK